The sequence below is a genomic window from Uranotaenia lowii strain MFRU-FL chromosome 2, ASM2978415v1, whole genome shotgun sequence.
TGGACGGTTGTCTTTCGAGATATTTTTGTAATGCAAAATCTTAATTATAAGTTTCAGCaaccatttttgagatttttaaagtgaagagaacataaaaaattttaatttaaatcaatttctcaaacataatttttgctgagatttttctataaattaggaaaatttcagagtttttaACTAAGTATAAACTTTGTATCTAACATTTGAGGTTTAAAGTATAGAAGATAGAATACAACTAAAACTCATTACTCAAATCACTTTTGTATTTGTTAAACCAAATCCGCGAAGAActttaataaaataacaaaactaaattatgttcttgtgatttttatacacggttcaacaaaaaagcgttaaattttgttttacttaTTGTCTGGAAAAAGAAATCTGTCTGCCACATCTACTGTctcattttcaagaaaaaataatacaattaattttcgataaaaattgaaaaaattgaatttcttcgtcTTGAAATAACCTCGGAAAAATAACAGGTGATCCTTTTCTGAATGCTCATAGCATCAAACACAGCCTGGAAAATATCACAATTGattgtaattaatttaattcGCGCAAAATTATTGAATACAGGTCAAATAAGAGGCAAATCGGTTGGATCTcaccaaaacttcaaaaaaacagCTTTGCTAGTATTTAAATAGTTTAAGATTCCAAAATATTTCATCACTCCGCTCAATTTATATAAGATCCACCAGCTGCTTTCTGTCCCCTTCTGCACTAAATTTGTATACTTGTACTCATTCATGTTAAGTTATGAGTCCAATTGTTTAATCCAAtataaacattcaaatttcctcccaaaatcaaacttttgaaaaaaaaataaggagaaCCCATTTTCTCACACTTCAATATTCCTTAAACaattaaactttttattcaattattaataaatttccTACTATCAATTTTCCGTACGAACTTTGCAGCGTAATTTTTTGGCAAGGTAGgaagaattgaataaaatatttgaattctcTTTGCTTCTACGCAAGGTTATTCTCTGAAAATTTTACGCAGTTgactttttatgttttaatgCATCCcatcaaacatgaaatcgtatcaggaATGAAAACTTAAGTCGTTTGCAATGGGTTGCAAATCGCAATTCAAACTGCAAAGTGAAAAGATCGTACTAAATGTCGTCTGATGTCAGTtttaatcggatatgatagaaagttcgTCATgttagtaaaattttaaaagactaAGCTTCCGctcgggcttcaagtgagaatatcatcgtcatgttctctctgcaactaGCAGTGCATCCAAATGGCTAAAATTCATTtaggaattgagtaatattgaccaatgagagaactgaaaaatattgtcgctggcaacgatttgaaggttATGAGAGTAAAATCTTgtactctcttgcattcttccgataggtatgaataaggtgtcggataacgcaCAATTGGTGTAGTATTTAtcgcttaacacgttcgtcgccacgctcattttaaTAGTTTTACTAGAGGGGCCCAGAGAAATTCTCTGAGCGACAAAATGAAGAAGGAGACTCCTagctttgcaacgtgtggctaagcTGAGCGGGTAACACGaataagagagcgtcacacgtttttgatgtgacggggcctcccaggaaatacacccgtcacacgaATATGGGTCACTTGGCGACAAACGTGttaagaaagaaatgaaatttatcatttacctaccaaagtggaggcaatatacactTTGATAGGTGAAAGCTGTTTATTCAATGTTATACGATCTTTCTATCATGTAaatggaacgtatatcaaaacagcacaaAAATTTAGCTGATATAATTATTTATATGTACTCCCATTTGTTTATGTTGATTGATCTCTCTAAATATTTAGAATAGTTTATTCTTCTACTGCCAAACTACTCcgatcaaatgaaaatttacaataagCCGAAACctggttttgaattttgttccTAAATACATAAATGTACACTGAACTAAGCAGAAACTCGTAATTGTTTGATTTCAGAAAGGTGTAAGGGTAAAGGGTACTTGCACTTCACTATGTTCAGCATCATGAATATTATATTTGAACGTAGTAGTTTGGCATTACCACAATTGCGTTATAAAAGTGTATTTGACCTCATTGAACACCAtgtatatgaaaaatgaaaagtttatgCACAAATTTGTATGTGTAAAGAAGGcgctttttaaaataataaatttcctcATACTCAAAAAATccacattcatattttaattcgtGAATATTCCAATTTTATTACCAACAGATCAAACGCTTCGCACTAGGATTTCTACGCGCCACCGAGGAAAATCTACCGCTGATGTGCGACCACCataaatcatctccaacttcaccGCAGAAGAAATTGAATGACATCCTGTCGGAGGACATCTACAACCTGGATCGGATCGTTTCGAGCAAATTCGGTGACTCGTGCCGGCAATCGCTCGCCACGGGACGCCCTCTTCCGGCTGCTGCTGTTCCTTCCTTCCGGCCGGATGTGGAGTACGAGTTCCGCCGGAATGTGCTCATGCGGCGGCAGATCAACAGTGCCAATTCGAGCCCGAAACGGTTCATTCCGAACATCAAACGGACGGACAGCCTGAACAGCATCGAAGACAACGACTTGGATAGCGCTTCGTGGTTCCAGGCAGGATTGCCGAGAGAAATTTCGCTGGAAGTGCTGACAGAACAGGCCCCAGGGGCTTTCCTGGTGCGAAGAAGTACCACCAAGCATGGATGCTTCGCACTTTCCTTGAGGGTACCACCGCCTGGGCCAAAAGTAGTGCATTATTTAATCTTGAGAACCGAACGTGGTTATAAAATTAAGGTGAGAATTCATTACACGTTTTAACGAAAATGTTAACACACTTTTGGACACCTTCCATATTTCCCTAGCTAGATTTCTTTTATGCCATAACTTATTTCATTCTATTCTCCAATTCTCATTTACCTAGGGCTTCACCAAGGAATTTTCCTCGCTGCGAGCCCTGATCACGCACCATTCGGTGATGCCGGAAATGCTTCCGGTTCCGCTGTCTCTTCCTAGGCCCCAGAACATCCCCATCAAGTGCAAGCGAGTGGACGACTACGATAGCTTTAGCACCCTGCACGAGTTTTCCAAATTGTTCTCCGATCTGGACCTGTGATAGGCCTTGAAGCGACCATGGGAAGGAAAATGTTGACGCACActgttgtttgatttttgtaatgaTAAGATAACTGTGGGAAACCTGTGGGGAATAGGGACCGTTAGAAtgtgaaaaagaaataaatgtttgaatCGTCGAAGAATAATAcgtcaaaaacataaaacaatcaaaattataatctataaaccaaaaaaaaaacacagtgatttttttaaatttttttaaattaaatttaaatttttgtaaaaaaaatgtcaatcaaTGTACAAAACACTGAATTGTTCCGTTcctttagtaattttttttttgtaaactaactGATAAATAAAGCCATTAGAATGATCCTTATGTGCTTAAAAACCCTAAGACGTATGTATGATATTGTGATATGTATAGACCATGTATAGACCGTACCGTATACAACAATCTTTGACCGCAGCTGCATGTAAAATTGATTAGAATAAATTGGATAACGATGTATCAACATAACATTCATTAAGTATGTGACTGCATGTCTTTGCAGTTGAGTTTTGACATTCAATATCCGAAAAAACATCCCCATAAgtgcatttgaaaataaaaataaaacggaGAAATCAGTGAATATTTGTccttatttattaaaatatatatCCTTATTAAGAGCTAactagaaacagtgccatctattacgccgttcaaaagttacaaatcaagcaatagatggcactgtttttcgtcactttttaacggcttctttaaaagagagcactggaaatttAACACAAGTTtcggaagattttttgttcgagcttgtacatcagttcatcagtggtacaccttacgtttaactattttccataggttctctatgggattgagacaggggactgtgctggccactccataacgtctaccttattatcctggaaccactttttaaccgttttagcggtatgtttggggtcgttgtcctgctggaactgccacttTAGGGGCATCTCCCACTCGGCGGGTGGCAGCATTACTTGccgaagtatctgggcgtagagatactggtccataatccggtcgatccagtacatgggacccaccccgtaccaagaaaagcacccccacaccatgatgctacctcctccatgtttgaatgttttatttgtatactggggcatatacgcacagccgagtgggcgatggacccaactctttccgtccgagccgatgaggttcactttggtctcatccgaccacagcacatttctccatagtttctccttttccggaccgacccaatcgaagtggtcctttgcatacttcagccgcgccttcaagtgcttcgacgtcagcatcggcaccttccggggacttttttctcctagtcccttctccgccaaccgtccgggaactcacagataagttcagctcgtctctgatctgcttggtcgctttgaaagggtccttttgcaaggcccgcttgattgccgaatcgtccttcggcgtcgttatgcgggggcggccggtcagttcccgtttgccggtgctgtgaagcgcgttgaaaacgaaagtttttgaccttcctaagtagtcggcaatctcgcgttggcttttgtcagccttgtacagattccggatgatTGCTCGCTGGACCTCCGTGCAGTGCTGTGCCCGACCCATCGCTCTTTTgctgaaaacagagtaggaggaaggaaatctttatgttttgtttgatttcatgatttaaatgattaattttattcgaaatactaaccaggacacgaaaatggataaacaacaccgaaaacaacaccttttcttcaaatctagagcgctgaaaatgccggaacagccgaaccaatgagctggtcttattttatgacgcgactttttcaccctctgacagcttgctggtcgagtagaacaaacaggttgctttgattgcaacaaacgtgcagtatacaaagttggcatactacactaagtgcttgccgctaggtgtcaaatattattatatttgaattagcagtttaaaggtgatttgaatattttgcattagagcggtcctattctattgtccgacactgtataaTTAAAAGGGAATTAGCTCCTAATGTTatgttttcataattatttggcaaaattttgtcatgaaaaGGTACTTGCAAGACATGCCGACAGAAAcacattcgatttttttacaaattttttcaaaaaatgtgcaaacagctCTCACATAAGAGCAGACATTCCAGAATTGTTCATGAATGAAATACAACTCTTAaataaatctgtaaaaaatctaaatcaattcaaattttcttccagtacaaaaaaaaacaactcaaacactccATTTAATCCAGAAACAAaccatcaaatttgttactttggttaacagaaaacaggataaaattccagttttttcaaaagtttttgaaactcaatttatcgcttagtagctatcaatattttttcaaaaaatattttaaacactagaagaagacctaaaagttgattctacttactttttaagagatctctgaagtaaaaagccgtagtaaaataagtttaaaattcatcgaaaatttacacccttttgtttactttttttcctaactacaaaacgtcgAACATTACCTGGCATAGCGGAATGCGGCGAAAACGTTGACAGCAGCAACATTTTTTCTTTGACGGTGTCTGAGTGTCTGACAGGAGGGTTGGACAAACAATATATCTCTTTTACTCTCATGTATAAGTGGTAGACGAGGATAGAAGAAGTTTTGGGGTTTTACCGCCAtttcgtgtaatttttttttcattagccAAATCACTTTTGAACATTTAACACTTTGCATatctaaaatcatttttattaaactgGATAACTACAGAACTATCTTTGGCTGACTATTTCGATTGCTTCAAAATCTATTTGGTAACAATTTTTTGTACTTAATATTTTCGTTCTACCTAGTCGAAAtatggtcacttttttcggtcctcaaagtcactatttagtcacttttttttcaaattttggtcactaaaatCACTACTATTTCATTGTCCAACCGCTCCCAGCCCTGAATACTGGATCTTCATACTTAACGTTTAGCTTTGTCTGTGGTTTAGCCGTTGGCTAATATTAATCTGTAATAGCATTTTAAAACTCAGTTGAAATCGCACTTCAAAGCATTAAGTTGGCATCAATATTATACGAACCTCTTTCCTTACAAAACGTTTTTCATTAACATCGAAAACATACATTATTGATTTATCAATATTTATCAAATACATACATATAAATAATCATGCATGGGTTatttaaagaagattttttagcctcagtttttgtaaatcaatttgaagtataatttatgtaaatttatttcaatcgaCTTAGGGGAAATAAGAGTATgtataatggccaccttaaggacgCATATTTAActatagaaaacagctataataagtGAGTTACATCACTGTTTCGGGTTCAtgaaaggtgatacggtcaaaatttggtcaatatcaacttgacgtatttcattcaattttgcattttaaaaacctgaacaccgctaattttgaaggtgtgtgtgtgtgtgtgtaatgCCGTTCAacgaagaagagcagcgtatcaaaattttgctcgcgcatcgccaaaatccgagctactcgcacgctaAGCTGGCAAAatagctaaaagttgccaaatcaaccgttacaaatgtaattaaactgtttggggaacgtttgtagACAGCCAGGAAATCTgtatcggggggaaatcgaaaaccggaagccgctgagacgacaaaaagagttgccggtagtttcaagcgaaaccctaacctctctctccgagatgccgcaaataagctgagtgtatcgtctacaataaggttggcagaattttttcaacgcgtatccgggccggacaaaccgggctatttttatctgaaaacttggcaaaatccgggcatttgatttcaaaatggtagaccaaaatcctggcaaaatccgggcaaatttgttctaaacctagaaattactcattaaaaatcaagaaaaaatgtt
It includes:
- the LOC129747096 gene encoding EGFR adapter protein-like, whose product is MQEVEYFSDILSSAGSHRPATRTETQKQQPRNQTATTVVHLARKCSYDDFGLDSQKHHQEHPPSALTSHNKCDENVNHAADPFRLLPGGTTTTTSTTSSSSSASSPFASSSSSANSSEEDNSPTEMNNCLKFAEKPTLIKRFALGFLRATEENLPLMCDHHKSSPTSPQKKLNDILSEDIYNLDRIVSSKFGDSCRQSLATGRPLPAAAVPSFRPDVEYEFRRNVLMRRQINSANSSPKRFIPNIKRTDSLNSIEDNDLDSASWFQAGLPREISLEVLTEQAPGAFLVRRSTTKHGCFALSLRVPPPGPKVVHYLILRTERGYKIKGFTKEFSSLRALITHHSVMPEMLPVPLSLPRPQNIPIKCKRVDDYDSFSTLHEFSKLFSDLDL